In Pan paniscus chromosome 1, NHGRI_mPanPan1-v2.0_pri, whole genome shotgun sequence, the DNA window gcaaaaaataccttttgaaaataaacataCTAATAACTTGACAATAAAGTGAAATGTGTAAGACAAACATATCTGTGTCATTATTTAGGAGTAGTGAAAAGTACTCTTAAATAATAATTTGGTATCTAGcaggcctggatttgaatctaCTTTAACttgctagctatgtgaccttgggcaagcaaAGAAACTCCTCATAACCATTGTAATAATACCAGCAAAATGCCTTACACTTATGGctcaaaaaatgaaggaaatgagagaaaaaagtaTAGATTACTACATGGAAGTCAAATTTCTAGTGACTTTTCTAATCCAAACATGAATTGTTACAGTACTTGAAATAAACTTTATGAGAACTGAGTGACTACATTGCTTCAGATAGTTTTATACTGCTAGGTCAACGCTGCCTGACAGTAATAAGAATAGGATGTGAGATTCAATATGCTCATTCTATCTCAAACTCTGTCACACATACAATGACTGCTATTTACCTTCCTCCTGAGCCATCTGGGAAAAAACCAAcaaccaaacaaaagaaaaacccaccAGGTAGGAGTCAGTTAGTTCTGCTAACTAACTAACCAAAAACCTTAATTGTATGGCCACCAGCACCGTAGCCCTTTGTCATGAAAGCTACCAATAaggtggaaatttaaaatatgagatattttattatacatgttTTATTAAACTCTATATGTGCAGAAATGATTGTCCATTTTCCTTCTTAACTTGCTTTTGTAAGACTTATTAAGTAGAAAATATAAATCTcaagctccttaaatgtgatttTGAGGAACTGAGACCAAAACAATTTTTTGCTGTGGAACCAGATCCTTGAATGCACTAcaggaaaatattatttgataTGAAATTTTTTTGGTACacacaatttttcaaaaatatatctaTCTCCACAAAGTTAATTCAAATTGTAGAATTCTTCCAAGTCACAAATGGATTTTTCCAGGCTCTGGGTACTTACCTTTGAGTTCCACATCCTTTATCTCTGGAGCTCTTAACTGAGGGAACATGGACCATTAGGTCATGAACAGACTTTGTAGTCTTTGAACAGCCTGAAACAGTATGTGATACTTGATGTGCATGTACACAGGAACATTTTTCTAGAGTAATGGCACATACTTTCATCAGATTTTCAAAGGTTTCTCAAAATGCTCAAGAACCATTGTTAGATATTTAAATAACCAGAGTGTACAGTGtccaaatatttcaaattttgacACTTGTAAGATGTCTTAATTAAAACAAGCCATGAAGTTCAGCGTCACAATAACCAGAAAAGCACTTGTGAGAGTAGTTCTATGTCTTTACTTCCTAGTGGTTTACACACTCTTTAACCCATATGGCAATCTGGCTTCTGTCTCCAGTGCTCTGGAATTACTTCTGCCTGTATGATTAAGTTCCTCATTGTTAAATTCGAAAATACATTCTTTGGTATTTATTTGACCTCTTGGTGGTAATATAGTgtaagagcacagactctggagccaaactgcctaggttcaaatcttaGCTCTATTACTTTCTaactctgtgactttgggcaaattacttaactctCTCATGCCTCAAAGCAGAATCCTTTGTAAGGTTTATTTACATAGTGGTGTAAAGAGTACTTACTTCAAAAGCTTTGGTCAGTGTGAGAAATAAGCTCCTAACAAAGAAAGTGTTATGTAATAGTTATTATCTGGTACCTCTGATCACATCAtttttgaaaatcacttgaaatctgcCTAAGTTTCATTCTGCCTTTGATGGCTCCTTATTTTCATCTCCCTACTTCAGGCTTCCTCCCTAATATATCTTTTATGCCAATATTATGATCACTTGAAACTATAAATCTGATGCCATCCTTGGCCACTACCATTAAGATGGTCTAAACTCCTCAGCATGATAGACAAGTCCCTTTATGATAGTGTACCCATCTAGTTCTCATTCCTCAAGTCTCCTCTGTTGTCTATGCTTACCCTATGGGCTAAGCTGAATCAAGCTGTTACATTTCCAAAATATGCCTCACTGTCTTTATTCATGCCTTTGCACATGCCATTGACTCTTCCTAGAATGCCCCATTCTCCTTCTCTAGAAAGTCTTCTCTTAACATACTTCTTCCCAAAATAAATTAGGTGTCCTTTCTTAATATGCCTCCAATTACCCCATACAGTATTTATCCCATTCTGTTTTAGATGCCAGTTTGGTTGATGATACATTTCATCTAGTCAGATCTTCCCACTGCCTCTTATAAAGAAAACCAGGAGCCATATTATGATATTCTTGTTCTCTAATTTTTCTGCTGCCCTGATCTTAAACCACTTTCTTCTCCCTTTGTTGACAATTACCCCACCCCTTATTTCTTAATTAGCCCAACAAGATTAGATAGAAATGTATCTAcaaaggatatatgtatataaattaactAGATAACAAAACTTCACACTGAAGTGAACATTCTACAAGTATTTATTTCATTGCTGACCATTAGGTTGCAGCATGCAACTCTCAACAATGAGCTGCCCCTCTCCACTCCTATAGAAGCTCCAAATACTATGGTACCACTATGTAGGTTTTCAGCCTTTCAAAGGCTTTTAGTATTAACATCATCATTACTTCAGCAGGAGCCTTTTAGGGACTTAAAAGCACTGATTATCTATAAAAAGTAACTTCatatttcatgcacaaaattcCCAATTGGCAGATTTAGGtccataaaagaaaggaaaaaaattattctagttATATAAATTATCAGGAATAAAATAGCATTTCTCCTTGCCTTGTTAtaaggaaataatatatttttccttaccAGGAATCAGGATAGTATCTTTGATGATCCCTCAGGGTTATAAAATTGCTTACTGGTTAAAGTTTTTTGCCaaagatattaagaaataaaaagttcgCTCATTTTCCTGtgcaatttaaagaaatatttgcagtATGTACAGGAAttttaagttattattttaagttattaTTGCAGACCCTGGCAATAATATTTAAAAGGCCTATTTTCCCCATTAAAAGATTCTACCTCAGAAGGTAAAAGGAAATCTCCATCATCCCtgagcagaaaaggaaaaaatcatgGGTACTTTAATTAGTTAATAGAAACCACTGTAAATGAGTTATCTATCTCCAGAACATTCTCAGAGAATTTACACGAACTAAAACAGGAATGAAGTGCTCTCAGAGACTTTTTCTCAGGTAAATGTATTTAGTAGTTTGAGTAGTTGATCTGCAAAAACTTTACATagatgaatattttttattttgaaatttgagaATGTCCTAAGAGGATGTCTACAGGATATGAAACTACTGGGTgcaggaaaattttttaaatgttagcaaaTTGTGGCAAGAGGAAAACAAACAGTGGAGAAAACTGTGGTAGAGAAAGTAAAGAAGGGGCAGGAGAAAGCTGTAATTATAACCTGGGCCTTCCTTTGTTCTCATGAAGCCAGGGGCCTCTCCATATCCTATACTTGCTCTTACACTAATAACAAACCAAATGCtgcaaaataaaagtaataatgacCCAAACTAATTTAAGTCTTTTGTTTAAGGAGTAAATGAGAGAAACATTTTAGCTTCTTAATCAAGGAGTGCTATAATTTCAAGGCATCTTAATATAATTCACTTACCCTAAAGCAATTGTGCAATAAgcaaattataaaaggaaaacaacaaaggtTAACTTTCTACAGGGGCCAATAGACAAGATCTGTGGAGCACAGCAATTAACCTTCACATACTGGAGTCTTGTTTAAAAGGCCATCAAAAACTCAGATCACTGAAAATCACAAATGTCACCAACAAAAGGAATGTTGATtagagtcaaaaacaaaaaacaaaacaaaaaaaaaaacaccttcccAAAGGACTGCCTTCTTTGAAGGAATTTCAGAATGTTGCTAGCACAGGTTGACTAAGTTAAATCTCATTGATGGCTCCATCAGAGAATGAGAATGCCCCAGCCAGTGctgtttttaaaatgcactgGGAGGGAAAAAACGAAATAACAATCTACTATTCCCTAATATATATGGCTTGGCACCCAGAGAAAGCCTCTGCCCCCGAAAGAGACTTTCTACATAGGGTTAAGCTTCATTAAATGAGGTGCAACCTTTCATTTTCAGGACATCTCTTTCCTTGCAAGGTCTTTAGAGGCAGAAGTTCCACTTGGATTCTAATACACATCTCTGTGAGCTCAGTTTCCTGAAAATATACACCTACTGGGTTCTAGGTTCTCCCTTACCAGTGACTGTATTCATTATTTCACAGCCACCAGAATCGGACATACACTATtaacatgatgaaaaatacagCTACTGCTGCAGGTTTGGCATAAGTGGAACGCATGTTCAAGTACTTCGCATCCTGGCGGTATTTCTTGGACAGACTGGACAAATTGTTAGCCTTTGAATCCAATGCtgtcaaagaggaaaaaaggaaaacattaattAGTCCCTGGAAGTATTTTGCCAAAAGTATTAAGgcattaaaaataaccaaaatgagCAGCACTGCAACAACCATGAATCTTaaatcatcatttttattttaaggctAACATTGCATATACTAATTAACTGATGATGCTGATCAGATTATGTCTGAATTTTTGAGGCTATATAGTAAGGTGGTTAGAAGTGCAGGTTCTGGCCTCAGACTCTTTGGTTCAGATATCACCTGTACAAGTTATGTGACATTGGTCAAGTCATGTAACCTATTTAAAACCTAGTCTCTTCATCTATAattggggataataacagtaacTATGTCATAAAGTTGTATGTACATGAGATTGCCTGTAAAGTGAGCAACAATGCCTGAACatgataaattataataattattacatGTTAATAATTATTATCTTCATAATCTTCTAATGGTCTGAATCATATTctcttatattttgaaaaatgatcaTGATAATCCATGTAAAACAAACTCAGATAACCAGAAAATTCAATTAACCAAACACAGTCTTAAGCTATACTTCAATGATGACTGCTAACATTTCTAAGATTCTCCACATAGTAGAGACTACTATGAAGTTAAAGCTATCAGGATTTATATTTCAATAGACATAGGAAAGCTGTAACTAAAATACAATAAGTACTACAAAAAAAAACGCAAGTAAATTAAGCTTTTTAGTATTTTCTGGCAAGTTTTTTCACCCCCAAGGACATTTGTAATGTTGTTATCTTCTTATAACAGTTAACTAAACACTTAGAGAAATAGCCAGATAGACACAAGCTAGACCATATTAAAATATAGggcatattttaataataaacacaAACTCCATTTGACATAATAAATTCTGATCAAACTTTTCACTTctttaaatttcagaaaaaactATTTTGCAATCCAGTTGTTTCTTCCTTAAAGAATGCTTTTGGAATATTTGGAGTTGCTTAATAGAGAATGGTTTTGATTGGGAAACATGGCGTTACTTAATAACACAGGCATGACAGCCACGTCTGAATTAGCAACTGATCACATGAGTAAGAAAAACATCTAGTCACGGAAGAAGAGTCAGGGACTGAGAAATAACCATGACAATGCACAGGGCATCTTTTTACAGAGCCTACAAGAATATACACTTCACTGGACAGGGATTTTAAATTATTGTGTTTGCTGCTATATCCTGAATGCCCAGAACAGGGCCTGGTATATAgttagtgctcaataaacatttgctaaatgaatCTAAATCTGCTGAGAATAACTCAGCAGAGGAACAATTATTAGACCCTATGAAACAAGTCATAGTTGAGAGAATTTATATATGAACGTTTTGAAATACAGGATAACATAAAGACAAAGCTATTGCTTGGAGaagtcatttaacaaatatttatgtgacAGGCACCATGTGAAGTGCTGAGGATACAACAGTGATCAAAATATACATGATCCCTGCCTTTAAGGAATTTAGAGTCTTGCATGAGTGATACAAGAAAAATTCCTGTGCTAGTCTACTTTATCCCATATAGGAATTGCAAGTCTGTATGACAAAACCttacacactcactcactcaaaaTTTGGTATTTAAAGAGTGCGAAGGTAAATGAATAACTGCTCACTACTCAAAAAAAGGTTAAAGTTTGTAGttcataataaaagaaaactcaCTTACTAATGAATATATAGCATGGCTGAATTCAAAAATACTTATTAAGGAACCTATTTGTGACCATTTCTGTGGGGGATATATAAGGAGTATGTGAAACAGATATAAAATACATAAGCACTATCTTTAAAGAGCTTACATGTCCACATTAAACACTTAGGTAATATTTAAATATCaggtaaatatacatatacttttaACCTAATTTTACCTAATTACctacacttttaaaattatataaagggctgggtgttgtggctcatgcctgtaatcccagcactttggtaagctgaagtgagtggattgcttgagccctggagtttgtgaccagctggaacaacatggcaaaaccccatctctactaagaaaatacaaaaattagccaggcgtggtggcacatgcctgtagccccagctactcaggaggataaggtgggaagatcgcttgaacccaggagatggaggttgcagtgagccaagatcgtgccattgcactccagcctgggcaacagaacaagactctgtctcaaaaaaatatatgaaattatataaaaatatttaattatccaAATATGTTTGCCtactttaatataaatatatgaaatatatacttatgttatatggaaatatatttaatatatattaaatacatatttaatatggtaagaggtatttaataaatatatttaaggtaAATTAggtaaacacacatacatgtaatATGTGCTAAAACCATTATGTTACTAAGTGCTTTAGGAGTTTAAAGTACAGAAGAGATTAATGTGATACAGGCTATAAGGATCAGAGAAAGGTTCTTTAAAGAGACAGTTCTTATGGAGGTCTTACAGAACAGGTCCAGCATAAGGCAGAATAGACCACTAAGGATAGTAAAGAAGCTGGTGTGGCTACAGAAGAATGTTTGTGAACTAGAGAATGACAGACATTTGCATCTTCCTTATTTTCCATATGTAGAGCACAATGCCTTACAAATAACAAGCTCTCAATAACAATGGCTGACTGACGGAAAAATAAGTCAGACTGGATCTTATCTTGTAGTCCCAGATTTAAAAGTTTTTCAGAGAGGAATGCCTTGATGAAAATGGCATTTTATAAAGATTGATCTGGCAGCAGTAAAGTCTCCCAAAGAGGCTACTCAAAAAACCACTGCAATACATTGTTGAGTTTTCTCTCATTCATTTCCCTTAATTTATACaagttatataatttaattaattttgtgaATATCTTAGAAATAATCATTGCTTCTAATATGGATGAGTCCTTTACACTGTTCCAACTCAACAAAAACTAAtcatgctagaaaaaaaaatatattgggaGCATTGTAATTTTATGTACTTCTGGGACATAAATTCTTAACAGTTCTAGGTAGAATCTAATAGCATAAAAGGCACTGCAAAATAAGCTATCCTTGTCTATGGAATGAGAACCATTTCTTCATAAGACTCATTGCTTTTAGATACCTGAGAGTGCTTCTCCTCGTTGTAACACTTCTTCGATATTGGCCACCATGATCCTCTGCACATCTTGCAATTCAGTGTTGATGGAGCCTAGGTTTCTTCAAGCACGACTGTCAATGTAGAGCTTCTTGGTTTTCTGAATGAAAGTATCTAGAATGATGAAGAAAACTGACCATTTCTTTCATGGCCATCAAAGTACTGAGGTAGGAAATTGAAAGTTCtgagttggccaggcacggtggctcacacctgtaatcccagcactttgggaggccaaggcaggtgaatcatgaggtcaggaaatcgagaccatcctggctaacacagtgaaaccccgtctctactaaaaatataaaaagttagccaggcgtggcagcacacgtctataatcccagctactcaggaggctgagccaggagaatcacttgaacttgggaggcagaggttgcagtgagccgagatcacaccaccacactttagcctgggtgacagagcaagactctgtctcaaaaacaaacaaacaaaaaaacccaaaacagttCTGAGTTTATTCCTGGATTTGCCACTGTCCATGGTTAACCAAACTCTTGGTTGAATATCAAAATCTAGGCtttgattatttcatttgtaaGATGTAAAGGTATAATTAGACGACCATTCAGGAGAATACCTTTAAATTAGAAGTATTTGCTATCTAAGGCTGCTATCAGAATCCTTAGAGAAATTAAGACCCACTATAGTAAGCCTTTCCTGAAAACAGAAATTTTCAAACAGTATTCTGAGGACCCTTAGGCTAAGTGTTACTTACCTCTACACATACCTTAAAAGGATGCTGGTAACACTCTAGCATTATTACAGCCTAACATGGCAAAAGGGTTCATGATCATTAAAAAGCTGAGAAACTTTACCTTATTTTCTCTAATATACATTcccagtttcattccattcttaaGCCTCAGGTAAAGCAAATATGTAATAGGGAGTTTTCCAAAATACCAATATAAAACTGAACTGAAGTCTCGGCCAGGCACTGTGTCTCACATGtataaatcccagcattttgggaggccaagatgagtggatcacttgaggccaggaattcgagaccagcctggccaacaaggcaaaactcccatctctaccaaaaataccgaAATtagctagctgggcatggcagcgtgcacctctagtcccagatattcaggaggctgaggcacaagaatcacttgaacctaggaggcagaggttgcagttagccaaaatcatgccactgcaccccagcctgggcaatagagcgagactctgtctctaagtaaataaataaataaataaataaataaaaactgaagtcTCATCCATCTTTTGCTCATATCAGTATTTCTCAAAACTATAGGAAGAATGACttattattaaagatattttcaacttttggCAAAAATCTTAATTTAAGTGTGCTGTACCCCTTTCATTTGCCTCTTTAGATCTCCTCTCTGCCCTCCTGCACCTTGCTTTCTGCACTGGGAAGCTGACTTGGATGAAGCACCTCAATAGACTCCTTGCTCTGTGCCAGTTAGGTTCAGGCAATGAAGAAGCCCCAACAGTAGGGAAGAAGGAGAACAGACAGTGAGTGATGTCCGGGTATTTATTCCCCTGGCTTCTTTCAGAGAAGGAAATAACCTTCTTCTGGAAGTATCCCTCTACCAAAAGTTACGCTCCTCTCAAGTTGGCCTTCTCTAgaaattttctccttttcagtttcagaaactgctccTCCCCCTTATACATTCAGTCCTAGGGATGGTAACAACCAGTATGCTACTGGTCAGAGGTTACTGTACCTTGTAATTCTCCTACAGCCTAGTCATATCTTTGTATATAATCCCTTAAGCTAATTTGggtgtgccatctgtttcctgtaTGACCCTGAtacatttgtcttatttttgagGGAGGTTTATGGGAGTATTactgtctataaaaataaaatttgaaaaactggaCATTATATAAAGCAGCACTTGGAGAGTATATAGTTATGAAACACTAGAGTGTTTTTCCAAAGCAAGATGACCCATTTATCTAGCAAACTTGAAACACTTCAAAAATTCTAAGCCAGTAAAACCAATTTCTCTTTTAACTAAAAATTTCAGCGATATAGCCTGATCCTACTTGTTCTCACTCCCTGTACTTACTGTACTTAGGACATTTCCTTTGATCCCTTACCATCAGATACTTTACCAGGTCTGATTAGTAATTAGTCTTTCTATAATTCTTGTACAAATACAGACACCTATGCTCACTATTCCTGAATGTAGTAAATATTATACCCCAATACCATGAGTACCAggtatcttctatttctttgttatgttttgtttttttaattagaggATCTTATTCTACTAAAAGAAACAGAACATCATTCTTTCTGATTTCCCAATTCTGATCTCCATAAAATGAGCCTTATTGTGAGTGTGAGTCTGTGGACTGGGGTAAAGAAGAACTCAGCCATTATATGCCAATCAAGTAGATCTTTAGGCACAGTTCCTGTCACATGTGACTCTAAAGAAGAATCAAATCAAATAACAGAAAGGGCAAAAGGCAACAATTTCTATGGGGGAAAGATCAAAAGACTAGAGAAAATTACTTTTCAGAACAAAGCCTTAGTcactcaaaaagacaaaaagaagtggaatggaaaaggaAGCAGAAGCTAAAACTTCAGCAAGTAAACATcaggaaaaatgtataaatattatatcAGTGTAACAAATAGCTTCTCCATATTGTTTGCTCCCTTGATAGAGAGAAGTGAGGGGCAAAAACTTACCAAATTCAATAAAGGAATAGAGTCGGGACACAGTGGGCACCTTCTTTCCATGCTGTTCATAAATTCTGAGTGCAAATCTTCTAGGTAGGCAAAAGCCAACTTCTTAGGGAAGGCAGCTTCACATAAAACCAAATAACACACCCCCTGCTCAATA includes these proteins:
- the SEC22B gene encoding LOW QUALITY PROTEIN: vesicle-trafficking protein SEC22b (The sequence of the model RefSeq protein was modified relative to this genomic sequence to represent the inferred CDS: inserted 1 base in 1 codon; substituted 2 bases at 2 genomic stop codons) produces the protein MVLLTMIARVADGLPLAASMQEDEQSGRDLQQYQSQAKXLFRKLNEQSPTRCTLEGGAMTFHYIIEQGVCYLVLCEAAFPKKLAFAYLEDLHSEFXEQHGKKVPTVSRLYSFIEFDTFIQKTKKLYIDSRAXRNLGSINTELQDVQRIMVANIEEVLQRGEALSALDSKANNLSSLSKKYRQDAKYLNMRSTYAKPAAVAVFFIMLIVYVRFWWL